From a single Streptomyces liliifuscus genomic region:
- a CDS encoding amino acid ABC transporter permease: MSSVLYDAQGPRAKRRNVVFSVVFLAALAAVLWWVYTMLDEKGQLEWVLWKPFFTGTEAWSTYLWPGLQNTLKAAALSMVIALPLGAVLGIARLSEHAWVRVPAGAVVEFFRAIPVLVLMIFGLALFSEYTNVNADDRPLYAVVTGLVLYNSSVLAEIVRAGILSLPRGQSEAALAVGLRKNQVMRFILLPQAVTAMLPAIVSQLVVIVKDTALGGAVLTFPDLMAAVSPMSAYYGANTIASFTIVAVIYIVINFALTSFASWLEGRLRRGKKSTGAVLGVDAVDELSAPGDHVDVTHEVDKGP, translated from the coding sequence ATGAGCTCGGTCCTGTACGACGCCCAGGGCCCGCGGGCCAAGCGGCGGAACGTCGTGTTCTCCGTGGTGTTCCTCGCCGCCCTCGCCGCGGTGCTGTGGTGGGTGTACACCATGCTCGACGAGAAGGGCCAGCTGGAGTGGGTGCTGTGGAAGCCCTTCTTCACCGGCACCGAAGCCTGGAGCACGTACCTCTGGCCCGGTCTGCAGAACACGCTCAAGGCCGCGGCTCTCTCCATGGTCATCGCACTGCCGCTCGGTGCCGTCCTCGGTATCGCCCGGCTGTCCGAGCATGCCTGGGTACGCGTTCCGGCCGGCGCCGTGGTGGAGTTCTTCCGCGCCATCCCGGTGCTGGTCCTCATGATCTTCGGACTCGCGCTGTTCTCGGAGTACACGAACGTCAATGCGGACGACCGTCCGCTGTACGCGGTCGTCACCGGCCTGGTGCTCTACAACTCCTCGGTCCTCGCGGAGATCGTCCGGGCGGGCATCCTGTCGCTGCCCAGGGGCCAGTCCGAGGCCGCTCTGGCGGTCGGTCTGCGCAAGAACCAGGTGATGCGGTTCATCCTGCTGCCGCAGGCGGTCACGGCGATGCTGCCGGCGATCGTCAGCCAGCTCGTGGTGATCGTGAAGGACACGGCACTCGGTGGCGCCGTCCTCACCTTCCCCGACCTGATGGCGGCCGTGAGCCCGATGAGCGCCTACTACGGCGCGAACACCATCGCCAGCTTCACGATCGTCGCGGTCATCTACATCGTGATCAACTTCGCCCTCACAAGTTTCGCGAGCTGGCTGGAGGGCAGGCTGCGCCGCGGCAAGAAGTCCACCGGTGCGGTCCTCGGAGTGGACGCGGTCGACGAGCTCAGTGCGCCCGGCGACCACGTGGACGTCACCCACGAGGTCGACAAGGGTCCGTGA